Proteins from a single region of Pirellulales bacterium:
- a CDS encoding methylated-DNA--[protein]-cysteine S-methyltransferase, with the protein MSLALNTFRTPLGWCAMVGDGDTLHALTFGHRSAGAAIQWLDEIFPVSPAASAARASWNRTLANRIVAMFEGEPDEFRDVKIDLSHLTPFGRRVISLCRKIGWGETRSYGQLASKAGSSGAARAVGSVMAANRTPLIVPCHRVIGSAGALGGYSGPSGLTTKRKLLALEGDCACC; encoded by the coding sequence ATGTCGCTTGCACTCAATACGTTTCGCACGCCGCTTGGCTGGTGTGCGATGGTCGGCGATGGCGATACGCTTCATGCATTGACGTTTGGACACCGCAGCGCCGGCGCGGCCATCCAATGGCTCGATGAAATATTTCCAGTGTCACCGGCCGCCAGCGCAGCTCGCGCAAGCTGGAATCGCACCCTTGCGAATCGGATTGTCGCGATGTTCGAGGGCGAGCCCGATGAATTCCGCGATGTAAAAATCGACCTATCGCATCTGACGCCGTTTGGTCGTCGCGTGATTTCGCTGTGCCGAAAAATTGGCTGGGGTGAAACACGTTCGTATGGCCAATTGGCCTCCAAGGCCGGTTCGTCGGGTGCCGCCCGCGCGGTTGGATCGGTGATGGCCGCCAATCGCACGCCGCTGATCGTGCCGTGCCATCGAGTCATTGGCAGCGCCGGCGCATTGGGAGGTTATTCAGGCCCAAGTGGCTTGACCACCAAACGAAAACTGCTCGCGCTCGAAGGGGACTGCGCGTGCTGCTAA